A window from bacterium encodes these proteins:
- the tig gene encoding trigger factor translates to MDIQVEKQRSGPCEYELTVTVPATVMTERVTVALDELARKANLPGFRPGRVPRKVIAQKFGESVTSEAVSETLQEAYRDAFDQSELNAVSPGEMTDVQYEQGNPLTFKVKIEIAPEFELPNLSEVSVELLEPSVEEEDIAEALDGLRESHAILTPLEGPADRDCVVTADLQELDKTGVAIVGRVRRDLELDLSRVNLGDDFTGKIVGLSAGQSAMVELPGSGGKQAETPNRFQVTVKNVRRKELPALDDDFARTVNSRLSGLDDLREDLQKYLGARAAYQARERMFRTVVDVLLRKVDFPVPPRMLDAYLDRLLEEGRGERKEAPDTEEIKRFKEEYRAQAVWNLRWYLLRKRIITDRGVEVTDEEYAAEIERLARMDNRSVGDFKKRLTEEQADHIREDILERKVLALIQSEIQTIPQPVSLAEFEGRTPGRVVTA, encoded by the coding sequence CCTGCGAGTACGAGCTGACTGTCACGGTGCCCGCGACCGTCATGACCGAGCGCGTGACCGTGGCCCTCGATGAGCTTGCGCGAAAGGCGAACCTTCCCGGCTTCCGCCCCGGCCGGGTTCCCCGTAAAGTGATCGCCCAGAAATTCGGAGAGTCGGTAACCTCCGAAGCCGTTTCCGAGACCCTTCAGGAAGCCTATCGGGATGCCTTCGATCAATCCGAACTCAATGCCGTCTCGCCCGGAGAAATGACGGATGTTCAATATGAACAAGGAAATCCACTGACGTTCAAGGTTAAGATCGAGATAGCTCCCGAGTTCGAATTGCCGAATCTCTCCGAGGTATCGGTGGAACTTCTCGAGCCCAGCGTCGAGGAGGAGGATATCGCGGAAGCCTTGGATGGCCTGCGGGAGTCTCACGCTATTCTTACTCCTCTCGAAGGACCGGCCGATCGCGACTGCGTGGTTACGGCTGATCTACAGGAACTCGACAAGACCGGAGTGGCGATTGTTGGGCGAGTTCGGCGCGATCTCGAACTCGATTTGTCCCGCGTCAACTTGGGCGATGACTTCACCGGCAAGATCGTGGGTCTGTCGGCCGGTCAGAGTGCGATGGTTGAACTGCCCGGATCGGGCGGCAAACAGGCGGAGACCCCGAACCGCTTTCAAGTGACGGTCAAGAACGTGCGCCGGAAGGAATTGCCTGCCCTCGATGACGATTTCGCCCGCACCGTGAACTCGCGACTTTCCGGACTGGATGACCTCCGTGAGGATCTTCAGAAGTATCTGGGAGCCCGCGCCGCCTATCAGGCTCGCGAACGGATGTTCCGCACCGTCGTAGATGTTCTACTGAGGAAAGTGGATTTTCCCGTCCCGCCCCGCATGTTGGATGCCTACCTTGACCGCCTGCTTGAGGAGGGTCGCGGCGAACGCAAGGAGGCACCCGATACCGAGGAAATCAAGCGGTTTAAGGAGGAGTATCGGGCGCAGGCGGTCTGGAATTTGCGCTGGTATTTGCTTCGCAAGAGAATCATCACCGACCGCGGCGTCGAGGTGACCGATGAAGAGTACGCCGCCGAGATCGAACGCCTCGCCCGGATGGACAACCGTTCCGTGGGGGATTTCAAGAAACGACTCACCGAAGAGCAAGCCGACCATATCCGCGAGGATATTCTGGAACGCAAGGTTCTGGCCTTGATTCAGTCGGAGATTCAGACGATTCCCCAGCCGGTTTCTCTGGCCGAGTTCGAGGGCCGCACCCCCGGCCGGG